Proteins found in one Anopheles aquasalis chromosome 3, idAnoAquaMG_Q_19, whole genome shotgun sequence genomic segment:
- the LOC126574423 gene encoding inositol polyphosphate 5-phosphatase K-like isoform X1 has translation MSHCDNNWNVNLLCHLILRIYVVTWNVSTKFPENISLHKLLGLENSPDQDSHLPDFFVIGLQEVNAQPQNTLYNLFKDDLWTQKFKDILKERDYVVIKTEQMQGLLLSVFARRKHLLHLRQVETEYTRTGLGGIWGNKGAVSIRMNIYGSSICLVNAHLAAHDHMLEERINDYERIVQEQKFHVKAKETIFDHDYVFWFGDLNFRLTGEATTSPDEIRAMVARDELKQLIERDQLLLVRREGRAFQKLQERLPQFPPTFKFEHGSNEYDMKRRPAWTDRILYAVNENNYRNVRLTVEQTSYKSHPSYNISDHKPVTSEFTLKIVRKSRYNSEQLRKEYNNRLSYKLAMANNSDLHSFDGIVADLVDTTEPQVYEDESERTVSFKPIDLWHVGEPNTIEYVIPSGFEESNADWIGIYRENFTSLNEYLAYEYTETYKDKQHQLNEQQMQHLQNTRTVRLTFSENVSLPLGERYQLLYFQSTGTRGVTGLVGISESFAVEKRCPSPTFDDID, from the exons TCTCTTGTGCCATCTCATTCTCAGAATCTACGTCGTGACATGGAACGTCAGTACGAAGTTTCCGGAAAACATTTCCCTACACAAACTGCTCGGCTTAGAGAACTCACCGGACCAGGATTCACATTTACCGGACTTTTTCGTGATCGG ACTTCAAGAGGTGAATGCTCAGCCCCAGAATACACTCTATAACCTGTTCAAGGACGATTTGTGGACACAAAAGTTCAAGGATATACTTAAGGAACGTGACTATGTGGTGATCAAGACGGAACAGATGCAGGGATTGCTGCTATCGGTGTTTGCACGCCGGAAACATCTGCTGCATCTACGACAGGTCGAGACGGAGTACACCCGGACCGGCCTAGGTGGAATATGG gGAAACAAAGGTGCCGTTAGCATACGAATGAACATTTACGGGAGTTCCATCTGTCTGGTGAATGCCCATTTGGCCGCGCACGATCATATGCTGGAGGAGCGCATAAACGATTACGAGCGGATCGTGCAGGAACAAAAGTTTCACGTCAAAGCAAAGGAAACCATTTTCGATCATGA TTACGTGTTCTGGTTCGGTGATCTGAACTTCCGATTGACGGGTGAAGCGACGACGTCGCCCGACGAAATCCGTGCCATGGTGGCTCGCGATGAACTGAAGCAGTTGATCGAACGGGATCAGCTACTGCTAGTGCGGCGCGAAGGGCGCGCATTCCAGAAGCTGCAGGAGCGCTTGCCACAGTTTCCGCCAACATTCAAGTTCGAGCACGGTAGCAATGAGTACGACATGAA ACGAAGACCCGCCTGGACAGATCGAATACTGTACGCGGTAAACGAAAACAACTATCGCAACGTGCGCCTGACGGTGGAGCAGACGTCCTACAAGAGCCATCCAAGCTACAACATAAGCGATCATAAACCAGTTACCAGTGAGTTTACGCTCAAG ATCGTCCGGAAGTCCCGGTACAATAGTGAACAGCTTCGAAAGGAGTACAATAACCGGCTCAGCTATAAGCTCGCCATGGCTAACAATTCCGATCTTCACTCTTTCGACGGTATCGTGGCGGATCTGGTGGACACAACCGAACCACAGGTGTATGAGGATGAGTCCGAGCGTACGGTATCcttcaaaccgatcgatctgTGGCACGTCGGGGAACCGAACACGATCGAGTACGTCATCCCGAGCGGATTCGAAGAGAGCAATGCCGATTGGATCGGTATCTATCGG GAAAATTTTACTAGTCTGAACGAGTATCTGGCGTACGAGTATACAGAGACGTACAAggacaagcagcaccagctgaacgagcagcagatgcagcatCTTCAGAACACGCGTACGGTACGGCTTACGTTCTCGGAAAACGTAAGCCTTCCGCTGGGCGAACGGTATCAGCTGCTCTACTTCCAAAGCACTGGTACCCGGGGCGTAACGGGGCTCGTCGGTATCAGTGAGTCGTTCGCGGTCGAGAAACGGTGCCCATCACCGACCTTTGACGACATCGATTGA
- the LOC126574423 gene encoding phosphatidylinositol 4,5-bisphosphate 5-phosphatase A-like isoform X3, producing MSHCDNNWNVNLLCHLILRIYVVTWNVSTKFPENISLHKLLGLENSPDQDSHLPDFFVIGLQEVNAQPQNTLYNLFKDDLWTQKFKDILKERDYVVIKTEQMQGLLLSVFARRKHLLHLRQVETEYTRTGLGGIWGNKGAVSIRMNIYGSSICLVNAHLAAHDHMLEERINDYERIVQEQKFHVKAKETIFDHDYVFWFGDLNFRLTGEATTSPDEIRAMVARDELKQLIERDQLLLVRREGRAFQKLQERLPQFPPTFKFEHGSNEYDMKRRPAWTDRILYAVNENNYRNVRLTVEQTSYKSHPSYNISDHKPVTSEFTLKVYEDESERTVSFKPIDLWHVGEPNTIEYVIPSGFEESNADWIGIYRENFTSLNEYLAYEYTETYKDKQHQLNEQQMQHLQNTRTVRLTFSENVSLPLGERYQLLYFQSTGTRGVTGLVGISESFAVEKRCPSPTFDDID from the exons TCTCTTGTGCCATCTCATTCTCAGAATCTACGTCGTGACATGGAACGTCAGTACGAAGTTTCCGGAAAACATTTCCCTACACAAACTGCTCGGCTTAGAGAACTCACCGGACCAGGATTCACATTTACCGGACTTTTTCGTGATCGG ACTTCAAGAGGTGAATGCTCAGCCCCAGAATACACTCTATAACCTGTTCAAGGACGATTTGTGGACACAAAAGTTCAAGGATATACTTAAGGAACGTGACTATGTGGTGATCAAGACGGAACAGATGCAGGGATTGCTGCTATCGGTGTTTGCACGCCGGAAACATCTGCTGCATCTACGACAGGTCGAGACGGAGTACACCCGGACCGGCCTAGGTGGAATATGG gGAAACAAAGGTGCCGTTAGCATACGAATGAACATTTACGGGAGTTCCATCTGTCTGGTGAATGCCCATTTGGCCGCGCACGATCATATGCTGGAGGAGCGCATAAACGATTACGAGCGGATCGTGCAGGAACAAAAGTTTCACGTCAAAGCAAAGGAAACCATTTTCGATCATGA TTACGTGTTCTGGTTCGGTGATCTGAACTTCCGATTGACGGGTGAAGCGACGACGTCGCCCGACGAAATCCGTGCCATGGTGGCTCGCGATGAACTGAAGCAGTTGATCGAACGGGATCAGCTACTGCTAGTGCGGCGCGAAGGGCGCGCATTCCAGAAGCTGCAGGAGCGCTTGCCACAGTTTCCGCCAACATTCAAGTTCGAGCACGGTAGCAATGAGTACGACATGAA ACGAAGACCCGCCTGGACAGATCGAATACTGTACGCGGTAAACGAAAACAACTATCGCAACGTGCGCCTGACGGTGGAGCAGACGTCCTACAAGAGCCATCCAAGCTACAACATAAGCGATCATAAACCAGTTACCAGTGAGTTTACGCTCAAG GTGTATGAGGATGAGTCCGAGCGTACGGTATCcttcaaaccgatcgatctgTGGCACGTCGGGGAACCGAACACGATCGAGTACGTCATCCCGAGCGGATTCGAAGAGAGCAATGCCGATTGGATCGGTATCTATCGG GAAAATTTTACTAGTCTGAACGAGTATCTGGCGTACGAGTATACAGAGACGTACAAggacaagcagcaccagctgaacgagcagcagatgcagcatCTTCAGAACACGCGTACGGTACGGCTTACGTTCTCGGAAAACGTAAGCCTTCCGCTGGGCGAACGGTATCAGCTGCTCTACTTCCAAAGCACTGGTACCCGGGGCGTAACGGGGCTCGTCGGTATCAGTGAGTCGTTCGCGGTCGAGAAACGGTGCCCATCACCGACCTTTGACGACATCGATTGA
- the LOC126574423 gene encoding inositol polyphosphate 5-phosphatase K-like isoform X2, producing MSHCDNNWNVKIYVVTWNVSTKFPENISLHKLLGLENSPDQDSHLPDFFVIGLQEVNAQPQNTLYNLFKDDLWTQKFKDILKERDYVVIKTEQMQGLLLSVFARRKHLLHLRQVETEYTRTGLGGIWGNKGAVSIRMNIYGSSICLVNAHLAAHDHMLEERINDYERIVQEQKFHVKAKETIFDHDYVFWFGDLNFRLTGEATTSPDEIRAMVARDELKQLIERDQLLLVRREGRAFQKLQERLPQFPPTFKFEHGSNEYDMKRRPAWTDRILYAVNENNYRNVRLTVEQTSYKSHPSYNISDHKPVTSEFTLKIVRKSRYNSEQLRKEYNNRLSYKLAMANNSDLHSFDGIVADLVDTTEPQVYEDESERTVSFKPIDLWHVGEPNTIEYVIPSGFEESNADWIGIYRENFTSLNEYLAYEYTETYKDKQHQLNEQQMQHLQNTRTVRLTFSENVSLPLGERYQLLYFQSTGTRGVTGLVGISESFAVEKRCPSPTFDDID from the exons AATCTACGTCGTGACATGGAACGTCAGTACGAAGTTTCCGGAAAACATTTCCCTACACAAACTGCTCGGCTTAGAGAACTCACCGGACCAGGATTCACATTTACCGGACTTTTTCGTGATCGG ACTTCAAGAGGTGAATGCTCAGCCCCAGAATACACTCTATAACCTGTTCAAGGACGATTTGTGGACACAAAAGTTCAAGGATATACTTAAGGAACGTGACTATGTGGTGATCAAGACGGAACAGATGCAGGGATTGCTGCTATCGGTGTTTGCACGCCGGAAACATCTGCTGCATCTACGACAGGTCGAGACGGAGTACACCCGGACCGGCCTAGGTGGAATATGG gGAAACAAAGGTGCCGTTAGCATACGAATGAACATTTACGGGAGTTCCATCTGTCTGGTGAATGCCCATTTGGCCGCGCACGATCATATGCTGGAGGAGCGCATAAACGATTACGAGCGGATCGTGCAGGAACAAAAGTTTCACGTCAAAGCAAAGGAAACCATTTTCGATCATGA TTACGTGTTCTGGTTCGGTGATCTGAACTTCCGATTGACGGGTGAAGCGACGACGTCGCCCGACGAAATCCGTGCCATGGTGGCTCGCGATGAACTGAAGCAGTTGATCGAACGGGATCAGCTACTGCTAGTGCGGCGCGAAGGGCGCGCATTCCAGAAGCTGCAGGAGCGCTTGCCACAGTTTCCGCCAACATTCAAGTTCGAGCACGGTAGCAATGAGTACGACATGAA ACGAAGACCCGCCTGGACAGATCGAATACTGTACGCGGTAAACGAAAACAACTATCGCAACGTGCGCCTGACGGTGGAGCAGACGTCCTACAAGAGCCATCCAAGCTACAACATAAGCGATCATAAACCAGTTACCAGTGAGTTTACGCTCAAG ATCGTCCGGAAGTCCCGGTACAATAGTGAACAGCTTCGAAAGGAGTACAATAACCGGCTCAGCTATAAGCTCGCCATGGCTAACAATTCCGATCTTCACTCTTTCGACGGTATCGTGGCGGATCTGGTGGACACAACCGAACCACAGGTGTATGAGGATGAGTCCGAGCGTACGGTATCcttcaaaccgatcgatctgTGGCACGTCGGGGAACCGAACACGATCGAGTACGTCATCCCGAGCGGATTCGAAGAGAGCAATGCCGATTGGATCGGTATCTATCGG GAAAATTTTACTAGTCTGAACGAGTATCTGGCGTACGAGTATACAGAGACGTACAAggacaagcagcaccagctgaacgagcagcagatgcagcatCTTCAGAACACGCGTACGGTACGGCTTACGTTCTCGGAAAACGTAAGCCTTCCGCTGGGCGAACGGTATCAGCTGCTCTACTTCCAAAGCACTGGTACCCGGGGCGTAACGGGGCTCGTCGGTATCAGTGAGTCGTTCGCGGTCGAGAAACGGTGCCCATCACCGACCTTTGACGACATCGATTGA